Proteins from one Phaenicophaeus curvirostris isolate KB17595 chromosome 16, BPBGC_Pcur_1.0, whole genome shotgun sequence genomic window:
- the POLR3K gene encoding DNA-directed RNA polymerase III subunit RPC10 translates to MLLFCPACGNVLVAEEGPRCHRFACTTCPYVRNVTRKVTSRKYPRLKEVDDVLGGAAAWENVDSTAEPCPKCEHPRAYFMQLQTRSADEPMTTFYKCCNTRCGHRWRD, encoded by the exons ATGCTGCTCTTCTGCCCGGCCTGCGGCAACGTGCTGGTGGCCGAGGAGGGGCCGCGCTGCCACCGCTTCGCCTGCACCACCTGCCCCTACGTGCGGAACGTCACCCGCAAg GTGACAAGCAGGAAGTACCCGCGGCTGAAGGAGGTGGACGATGTCCTGGGCGGCGCGGCGGCCTGGGAGAACGTGGACTCCACCGCAG AGCCCTGCCCCAAGTGCGAGCACCCCCGTGCCTACTTCATGCAGCTGCAGACGCGCTCGGCCGACGAGCCCATGACCACCTTCTACAAGTGCTGCAACACACGGTGTGGGCACCGCTGGCGGGACTGA
- the SNRNP25 gene encoding U11/U12 small nuclear ribonucleoprotein 25 kDa protein produces the protein MAAAALPAEPEEELAHAEVLELFQAALARLLQDPLLCDLPPQVTAEEIGSQVALEHGQAMTVRVCKADGETMPVVVVQNASVLELKKALRRHVQLRQARRGGIQHLSWKYIWRTYHLTFNGEKLADDRKKLRDYGIRNRDEVSFIKKLRK, from the exons ATGGCGGCCGCGGCGCTTCCGGCCGAGCCCGAGGAGGAGCTGGCGCACGCCGAGGTGCTCGAGCTCTTCCAGGCGGCCCTGGCGCGGCTGCTGCAGGACCCGCTGCTCTGCGACCTCCCCCCGCAG GTGACGGCGGAGGAGATCGGCTCGCAGGTGGCACTGGAGCACGGGCAGGCCATGACGGTGCGCGTCTGCAAGGCTGACGGCGAGACCATGC CCGTGGTGGTGGTGCAGAACGCGTCGGTGCTGGAGCTGAAGAAGGCCCTGCGACGGCACGTGCAGCTGCGGCAGGCGCGGCGCGGAGGCATCCAGCACCTCAGCtg GAAGTACATCTGGAGGACCTACCACTTGACCTTCAATGGAGAGAAACTTGCGGACGACAGGAAGAAGCTGCGAGA TTATGGCATCAGAAACCGGGATGAGGTCAGCTTCATAAAGAAACTTCGAAAGTAA
- the RHBDF1 gene encoding inactive rhomboid protein 1 isoform X1: protein MSEVRHDSTSSLQRKKPPWLKLDIPVPAPMSVPEEPQPVQPTRRQAFLRSVSMPVDNSHVPSLPNEVRRPVLQRQTSITQTIKSRQVRFQRSQTLPTPGHRVGRSSLRKRQSLPRSFFRGTADWFGVSKDSDATQKWQRKSLRHCSLRYGKLKPQVIREMDLPSQDNISLTSTETPPPLYVGACQLGMQKIIDPLARGRAFRMADDNDGCSMPHTPITPGATSLCSFTSSRSGFNRLPRRRKRESVAKMSFRAAAALVKGRSVKDSTLRRAQRRSFTPASFLEEDTVDFPDELDTSFFAREGVLHEELSTYPDEVFESPSEAAIKDAEVKPLDQTDLTGGALDKNELERSHLLLPLERGWRKQKDGALAQPKVRLRQEVVSVSPQKRGQRIAVPVRRLFAKEKRPYGLGMVGKLTNRTYRKRIDSYVKRQIEDMDDHRPFFTYWVTFVHSLITILAVCIYGIAPVGFSQHETVDSVLRNRGVYENVKYVQQENFWIGPSSEALIHLGAKFSPCMRQDQQVHSFISAKREKEKHSACCVRNDKSGCVQTSEEECSSTLAVWVKWPQHPSTPTLAGSKRQFGSVCHQDPRVCEQPASTEPHEWPDDITKWPICTKNSAGNYTNHLHMDCVITGRPCCIGTKGRCEITSREYCEFMRGYFHEEATLCSQVHCMDDVCGLLPFLNPEVPDQFYRLWLSLFLHAGILHCLVSICFQMTILRDLEKLAGWHRISIIYLLSGITGNLASAIFLPYRAEVGPAGSQFGILACLFVELFQSWQILARPWRAFFKLLAVVLFLFAFGLLPWIDNFAHISGFISGFFLSFAFLPYISFGKFDLYRKRCQIIVFQLIFIALFSGLVILFYFYPIKCEWCEFLTCIPFTDKFCEKYDLDAQLH, encoded by the exons ATGTCAGAGGTGCGACACGACAGCACAAGCAGTTTGCAGCGGAAGAAGCCACCATGGTTAAAACTGGACATCCCGGTGCCGGCGCCAATGTCTGTGCCAGAAGAGCCCCAGCCTGTGCAG CCAACAAGACGCCAGGCCTTTCTGCGAAGCGTGAGCATGCCTGTTGACAACAGCCATGTGCCCTCCCTGCCCAACGAAGTGAGGAGACCGGTGCTACAACGACAGACCTCAATCACCCAGACCATCAAGAG cagaCAGGTACGGTTTCAAAGGAGTCAGACCCTGCCCACTCCTGGGCACCGGGTGGGCAGGAGTTCCCTGAGAAAGCGGCAGTCCCTGCCCCGATCGTTTTTCAG AGGCACGGCGGACTGGTTTGGAGTGAGCAAAGACAGCGACGCTACTCAGAAATGGCAGAGAAAGAGCCTCCGCCACTGCAGCCTGCGCTATGGGAAGCTGAAACCTCAGGTCATCCGGGAAATGGACTTGCCCAGTCAGGACAATATTTCTCTAACAAGCACAGAGACTCCCCCTCCACTCTATGTTGGGGCCTGCCAGCTGGGCATGCAGAAG ATCATAGACCCCTTGGCCCGCGGCCGAGCTTTCCGTATGGCTGATGACAACGATGGCTGCAGCATGCCCCACACCCCGATCACACCAGGCGCCACATCGCTCTGCTCCTTCACCAGCTCGCGCTCAGGGTTCAATCGCCTCCCACGACGGCGGAAACGGGAGTCCGTTGCCAAAATGAGTTTCCGAGCAGCTGCGGCTCTGGTGAAG GGGCGCTCTGTGAAGGACAGCACCCTGAGGAGAGCTCAGCGGCGCAGTTTCACCCCAGCAAGTTTCCTGGAGGAGGACACGGTGGATTTCCCAGATGAGCTTGACACCTCTTTCTTCGCTCGG GAAGGAGTCCTTCATGAAGAGCTCTCCACTTACCCGGATGAAGTGTTTGAGTCGCCATCAGAAGCTGCAATCAAAGATGCTGAGGTGAAACCTCTGGATCAGACAGATCTCACAGGAGGTGCCTTGGACAAAAATGAGCTTGAAAGAAGCCACTTGTTACT CCCACTGGAGCGAGGCTGGAGGAAGCAAAAGGACGGGGCCCTGGCACAGCCCAAGGTCCGCTTGCGGCAGGAGGTGGTGAGTGTCAGCCCACAGAAGCGTGGCCAGCGCATCGCTGTCCCTGTCAGGAGGCTCTTCGCCAAGGAGAAGAGGCCGTATGGCCTGGGAATGGTGGGGAAGCTGACAAACCGGACATACCGCAAGCGCATCGACAGCTATGTCAAGCGGCAGATTGAGGATATGGATGATCACAG GCCTTTCTTCACTTACTGGGTCACCTTTGTGCATTCACTCATCACTATCCTCGCTGTGTGCATCTATGGCATCGCCCCTGTGGGGTTCTCACAACACGAAACTGTTGATTCA GTCTTGCGAAACAGAGGGGTTTATGAAAATGTCAAATATGTTCAGCAGGAAAACTTCTGGATTGGCCCCAGCTCA GAAGCCCTCATCCACCTAGGAGCTAAGTTCTCACCGTGCATGAGGCAGGACCAGCAAGTTCACAGCTTCATCAGCGCCAAGCGGGAGAAGGAGAAGCACTCTGCTTGCTGCGTACGGAACGACAAGTCAGGCTGTGTGCAGACCTCAGAGGAAGAGTGCTCG TCCACGCTGGCCGTGTGGGTGAAGTGGCCtcagcatcccagcaccccaacgCTGGCAGGAAGCAAGAGGCAGTTCGGGTCTGTCTGTCATCAGGACCCCAG GGTGTGTGAGCAGCCAGCTTCAACGGAGCCACATGAGTGGCCGGATGACATCACCAAATGGCCA ATCTGCACAAAAAACAGTGCTGGAAATTACACCAACCACCTCCATATGGACTGCGTGATTACAGGCCGGCCCTGTTGCATTGGGACCAAAGGAAG GTGTGAGATAACCTCCCGAGAGTATTGTGAATTTATGCGGGGCTATTTCCATGAGGAGGCAACACTCTGCTCTCAG GTGCACTGCATGGATGACGTCTGTGGACTCCTCCCTTTCCTAAATCCAGAAGTCCCTGACCAGTTCTACCGCCTCTGGCTTTCGCTTTTCCTCCATGCTGG GATCCTGCACTGTCTGGTTTCAATCTGTTTTCAAATGACGATCCTACGGGACCTAGAGAAGCTGGCGGGATGGCATCGCATCTCTATCATCTACCTGCTCAGTGGCATCACTGGGAACCTCGCCAGTGCAATATTTCTACCGTACAGAGCAGAG GTTGGCCCTGCAGGATCCCAGTTTGGGATTCTGGCCTGTCTCTTTGTGGAGCTCTTCCAGAGTTGGCAAATCCTGGCACGCCCGTGGAGGGCTTTCTTCAAGCTGCTGGCTGTGGtgctctttctttttgcctttggCCTCCTGCCCTGGATCGATAATTTTGCTCACATTTCAGGATTTATCAGtggtttcttcctctcctttgccTTCCTGCCCTACATTAGCTTTGGGAAGTTTGATCTATATAGGAAGCGATGCCAAATTATAGTTTTCCAGCTCATCTTCATTGCACTCTTCTCAGGACTTGTGATTCTGTTCTATTTCTACCCCATCAAGTGCGAGTGGTGCGAGTTCCTCACTTGTATACCATTCACAGACAAATTCTGCGAGAAATACGACCTGGACGCACAGCTCCactga
- the RHBDF1 gene encoding inactive rhomboid protein 1 isoform X2 — MSEVRHDSTSSLQRKKPPWLKLDIPVPAPMSVPEEPQPVQPTRRQAFLRSVSMPVDNSHVPSLPNEVRRPVLQRQTSITQTIKRQVRFQRSQTLPTPGHRVGRSSLRKRQSLPRSFFRGTADWFGVSKDSDATQKWQRKSLRHCSLRYGKLKPQVIREMDLPSQDNISLTSTETPPPLYVGACQLGMQKIIDPLARGRAFRMADDNDGCSMPHTPITPGATSLCSFTSSRSGFNRLPRRRKRESVAKMSFRAAAALVKGRSVKDSTLRRAQRRSFTPASFLEEDTVDFPDELDTSFFAREGVLHEELSTYPDEVFESPSEAAIKDAEVKPLDQTDLTGGALDKNELERSHLLLPLERGWRKQKDGALAQPKVRLRQEVVSVSPQKRGQRIAVPVRRLFAKEKRPYGLGMVGKLTNRTYRKRIDSYVKRQIEDMDDHRPFFTYWVTFVHSLITILAVCIYGIAPVGFSQHETVDSVLRNRGVYENVKYVQQENFWIGPSSEALIHLGAKFSPCMRQDQQVHSFISAKREKEKHSACCVRNDKSGCVQTSEEECSSTLAVWVKWPQHPSTPTLAGSKRQFGSVCHQDPRVCEQPASTEPHEWPDDITKWPICTKNSAGNYTNHLHMDCVITGRPCCIGTKGRCEITSREYCEFMRGYFHEEATLCSQVHCMDDVCGLLPFLNPEVPDQFYRLWLSLFLHAGILHCLVSICFQMTILRDLEKLAGWHRISIIYLLSGITGNLASAIFLPYRAEVGPAGSQFGILACLFVELFQSWQILARPWRAFFKLLAVVLFLFAFGLLPWIDNFAHISGFISGFFLSFAFLPYISFGKFDLYRKRCQIIVFQLIFIALFSGLVILFYFYPIKCEWCEFLTCIPFTDKFCEKYDLDAQLH; from the exons ATGTCAGAGGTGCGACACGACAGCACAAGCAGTTTGCAGCGGAAGAAGCCACCATGGTTAAAACTGGACATCCCGGTGCCGGCGCCAATGTCTGTGCCAGAAGAGCCCCAGCCTGTGCAG CCAACAAGACGCCAGGCCTTTCTGCGAAGCGTGAGCATGCCTGTTGACAACAGCCATGTGCCCTCCCTGCCCAACGAAGTGAGGAGACCGGTGCTACAACGACAGACCTCAATCACCCAGACCATCAAGAG aCAGGTACGGTTTCAAAGGAGTCAGACCCTGCCCACTCCTGGGCACCGGGTGGGCAGGAGTTCCCTGAGAAAGCGGCAGTCCCTGCCCCGATCGTTTTTCAG AGGCACGGCGGACTGGTTTGGAGTGAGCAAAGACAGCGACGCTACTCAGAAATGGCAGAGAAAGAGCCTCCGCCACTGCAGCCTGCGCTATGGGAAGCTGAAACCTCAGGTCATCCGGGAAATGGACTTGCCCAGTCAGGACAATATTTCTCTAACAAGCACAGAGACTCCCCCTCCACTCTATGTTGGGGCCTGCCAGCTGGGCATGCAGAAG ATCATAGACCCCTTGGCCCGCGGCCGAGCTTTCCGTATGGCTGATGACAACGATGGCTGCAGCATGCCCCACACCCCGATCACACCAGGCGCCACATCGCTCTGCTCCTTCACCAGCTCGCGCTCAGGGTTCAATCGCCTCCCACGACGGCGGAAACGGGAGTCCGTTGCCAAAATGAGTTTCCGAGCAGCTGCGGCTCTGGTGAAG GGGCGCTCTGTGAAGGACAGCACCCTGAGGAGAGCTCAGCGGCGCAGTTTCACCCCAGCAAGTTTCCTGGAGGAGGACACGGTGGATTTCCCAGATGAGCTTGACACCTCTTTCTTCGCTCGG GAAGGAGTCCTTCATGAAGAGCTCTCCACTTACCCGGATGAAGTGTTTGAGTCGCCATCAGAAGCTGCAATCAAAGATGCTGAGGTGAAACCTCTGGATCAGACAGATCTCACAGGAGGTGCCTTGGACAAAAATGAGCTTGAAAGAAGCCACTTGTTACT CCCACTGGAGCGAGGCTGGAGGAAGCAAAAGGACGGGGCCCTGGCACAGCCCAAGGTCCGCTTGCGGCAGGAGGTGGTGAGTGTCAGCCCACAGAAGCGTGGCCAGCGCATCGCTGTCCCTGTCAGGAGGCTCTTCGCCAAGGAGAAGAGGCCGTATGGCCTGGGAATGGTGGGGAAGCTGACAAACCGGACATACCGCAAGCGCATCGACAGCTATGTCAAGCGGCAGATTGAGGATATGGATGATCACAG GCCTTTCTTCACTTACTGGGTCACCTTTGTGCATTCACTCATCACTATCCTCGCTGTGTGCATCTATGGCATCGCCCCTGTGGGGTTCTCACAACACGAAACTGTTGATTCA GTCTTGCGAAACAGAGGGGTTTATGAAAATGTCAAATATGTTCAGCAGGAAAACTTCTGGATTGGCCCCAGCTCA GAAGCCCTCATCCACCTAGGAGCTAAGTTCTCACCGTGCATGAGGCAGGACCAGCAAGTTCACAGCTTCATCAGCGCCAAGCGGGAGAAGGAGAAGCACTCTGCTTGCTGCGTACGGAACGACAAGTCAGGCTGTGTGCAGACCTCAGAGGAAGAGTGCTCG TCCACGCTGGCCGTGTGGGTGAAGTGGCCtcagcatcccagcaccccaacgCTGGCAGGAAGCAAGAGGCAGTTCGGGTCTGTCTGTCATCAGGACCCCAG GGTGTGTGAGCAGCCAGCTTCAACGGAGCCACATGAGTGGCCGGATGACATCACCAAATGGCCA ATCTGCACAAAAAACAGTGCTGGAAATTACACCAACCACCTCCATATGGACTGCGTGATTACAGGCCGGCCCTGTTGCATTGGGACCAAAGGAAG GTGTGAGATAACCTCCCGAGAGTATTGTGAATTTATGCGGGGCTATTTCCATGAGGAGGCAACACTCTGCTCTCAG GTGCACTGCATGGATGACGTCTGTGGACTCCTCCCTTTCCTAAATCCAGAAGTCCCTGACCAGTTCTACCGCCTCTGGCTTTCGCTTTTCCTCCATGCTGG GATCCTGCACTGTCTGGTTTCAATCTGTTTTCAAATGACGATCCTACGGGACCTAGAGAAGCTGGCGGGATGGCATCGCATCTCTATCATCTACCTGCTCAGTGGCATCACTGGGAACCTCGCCAGTGCAATATTTCTACCGTACAGAGCAGAG GTTGGCCCTGCAGGATCCCAGTTTGGGATTCTGGCCTGTCTCTTTGTGGAGCTCTTCCAGAGTTGGCAAATCCTGGCACGCCCGTGGAGGGCTTTCTTCAAGCTGCTGGCTGTGGtgctctttctttttgcctttggCCTCCTGCCCTGGATCGATAATTTTGCTCACATTTCAGGATTTATCAGtggtttcttcctctcctttgccTTCCTGCCCTACATTAGCTTTGGGAAGTTTGATCTATATAGGAAGCGATGCCAAATTATAGTTTTCCAGCTCATCTTCATTGCACTCTTCTCAGGACTTGTGATTCTGTTCTATTTCTACCCCATCAAGTGCGAGTGGTGCGAGTTCCTCACTTGTATACCATTCACAGACAAATTCTGCGAGAAATACGACCTGGACGCACAGCTCCactga
- the RHBDF1 gene encoding inactive rhomboid protein 1 isoform X3 yields MSEVRHDSTSSLQRKKPPWLKLDIPVPAPMSVPEEPQPVQPTRRQAFLRSVSMPVDNSHVPSLPNEVRRPVLQRQTSITQTIKRGTADWFGVSKDSDATQKWQRKSLRHCSLRYGKLKPQVIREMDLPSQDNISLTSTETPPPLYVGACQLGMQKIIDPLARGRAFRMADDNDGCSMPHTPITPGATSLCSFTSSRSGFNRLPRRRKRESVAKMSFRAAAALVKGRSVKDSTLRRAQRRSFTPASFLEEDTVDFPDELDTSFFAREGVLHEELSTYPDEVFESPSEAAIKDAEVKPLDQTDLTGGALDKNELERSHLLLPLERGWRKQKDGALAQPKVRLRQEVVSVSPQKRGQRIAVPVRRLFAKEKRPYGLGMVGKLTNRTYRKRIDSYVKRQIEDMDDHRPFFTYWVTFVHSLITILAVCIYGIAPVGFSQHETVDSVLRNRGVYENVKYVQQENFWIGPSSEALIHLGAKFSPCMRQDQQVHSFISAKREKEKHSACCVRNDKSGCVQTSEEECSSTLAVWVKWPQHPSTPTLAGSKRQFGSVCHQDPRVCEQPASTEPHEWPDDITKWPICTKNSAGNYTNHLHMDCVITGRPCCIGTKGRCEITSREYCEFMRGYFHEEATLCSQVHCMDDVCGLLPFLNPEVPDQFYRLWLSLFLHAGILHCLVSICFQMTILRDLEKLAGWHRISIIYLLSGITGNLASAIFLPYRAEVGPAGSQFGILACLFVELFQSWQILARPWRAFFKLLAVVLFLFAFGLLPWIDNFAHISGFISGFFLSFAFLPYISFGKFDLYRKRCQIIVFQLIFIALFSGLVILFYFYPIKCEWCEFLTCIPFTDKFCEKYDLDAQLH; encoded by the exons ATGTCAGAGGTGCGACACGACAGCACAAGCAGTTTGCAGCGGAAGAAGCCACCATGGTTAAAACTGGACATCCCGGTGCCGGCGCCAATGTCTGTGCCAGAAGAGCCCCAGCCTGTGCAG CCAACAAGACGCCAGGCCTTTCTGCGAAGCGTGAGCATGCCTGTTGACAACAGCCATGTGCCCTCCCTGCCCAACGAAGTGAGGAGACCGGTGCTACAACGACAGACCTCAATCACCCAGACCATCAAGAG AGGCACGGCGGACTGGTTTGGAGTGAGCAAAGACAGCGACGCTACTCAGAAATGGCAGAGAAAGAGCCTCCGCCACTGCAGCCTGCGCTATGGGAAGCTGAAACCTCAGGTCATCCGGGAAATGGACTTGCCCAGTCAGGACAATATTTCTCTAACAAGCACAGAGACTCCCCCTCCACTCTATGTTGGGGCCTGCCAGCTGGGCATGCAGAAG ATCATAGACCCCTTGGCCCGCGGCCGAGCTTTCCGTATGGCTGATGACAACGATGGCTGCAGCATGCCCCACACCCCGATCACACCAGGCGCCACATCGCTCTGCTCCTTCACCAGCTCGCGCTCAGGGTTCAATCGCCTCCCACGACGGCGGAAACGGGAGTCCGTTGCCAAAATGAGTTTCCGAGCAGCTGCGGCTCTGGTGAAG GGGCGCTCTGTGAAGGACAGCACCCTGAGGAGAGCTCAGCGGCGCAGTTTCACCCCAGCAAGTTTCCTGGAGGAGGACACGGTGGATTTCCCAGATGAGCTTGACACCTCTTTCTTCGCTCGG GAAGGAGTCCTTCATGAAGAGCTCTCCACTTACCCGGATGAAGTGTTTGAGTCGCCATCAGAAGCTGCAATCAAAGATGCTGAGGTGAAACCTCTGGATCAGACAGATCTCACAGGAGGTGCCTTGGACAAAAATGAGCTTGAAAGAAGCCACTTGTTACT CCCACTGGAGCGAGGCTGGAGGAAGCAAAAGGACGGGGCCCTGGCACAGCCCAAGGTCCGCTTGCGGCAGGAGGTGGTGAGTGTCAGCCCACAGAAGCGTGGCCAGCGCATCGCTGTCCCTGTCAGGAGGCTCTTCGCCAAGGAGAAGAGGCCGTATGGCCTGGGAATGGTGGGGAAGCTGACAAACCGGACATACCGCAAGCGCATCGACAGCTATGTCAAGCGGCAGATTGAGGATATGGATGATCACAG GCCTTTCTTCACTTACTGGGTCACCTTTGTGCATTCACTCATCACTATCCTCGCTGTGTGCATCTATGGCATCGCCCCTGTGGGGTTCTCACAACACGAAACTGTTGATTCA GTCTTGCGAAACAGAGGGGTTTATGAAAATGTCAAATATGTTCAGCAGGAAAACTTCTGGATTGGCCCCAGCTCA GAAGCCCTCATCCACCTAGGAGCTAAGTTCTCACCGTGCATGAGGCAGGACCAGCAAGTTCACAGCTTCATCAGCGCCAAGCGGGAGAAGGAGAAGCACTCTGCTTGCTGCGTACGGAACGACAAGTCAGGCTGTGTGCAGACCTCAGAGGAAGAGTGCTCG TCCACGCTGGCCGTGTGGGTGAAGTGGCCtcagcatcccagcaccccaacgCTGGCAGGAAGCAAGAGGCAGTTCGGGTCTGTCTGTCATCAGGACCCCAG GGTGTGTGAGCAGCCAGCTTCAACGGAGCCACATGAGTGGCCGGATGACATCACCAAATGGCCA ATCTGCACAAAAAACAGTGCTGGAAATTACACCAACCACCTCCATATGGACTGCGTGATTACAGGCCGGCCCTGTTGCATTGGGACCAAAGGAAG GTGTGAGATAACCTCCCGAGAGTATTGTGAATTTATGCGGGGCTATTTCCATGAGGAGGCAACACTCTGCTCTCAG GTGCACTGCATGGATGACGTCTGTGGACTCCTCCCTTTCCTAAATCCAGAAGTCCCTGACCAGTTCTACCGCCTCTGGCTTTCGCTTTTCCTCCATGCTGG GATCCTGCACTGTCTGGTTTCAATCTGTTTTCAAATGACGATCCTACGGGACCTAGAGAAGCTGGCGGGATGGCATCGCATCTCTATCATCTACCTGCTCAGTGGCATCACTGGGAACCTCGCCAGTGCAATATTTCTACCGTACAGAGCAGAG GTTGGCCCTGCAGGATCCCAGTTTGGGATTCTGGCCTGTCTCTTTGTGGAGCTCTTCCAGAGTTGGCAAATCCTGGCACGCCCGTGGAGGGCTTTCTTCAAGCTGCTGGCTGTGGtgctctttctttttgcctttggCCTCCTGCCCTGGATCGATAATTTTGCTCACATTTCAGGATTTATCAGtggtttcttcctctcctttgccTTCCTGCCCTACATTAGCTTTGGGAAGTTTGATCTATATAGGAAGCGATGCCAAATTATAGTTTTCCAGCTCATCTTCATTGCACTCTTCTCAGGACTTGTGATTCTGTTCTATTTCTACCCCATCAAGTGCGAGTGGTGCGAGTTCCTCACTTGTATACCATTCACAGACAAATTCTGCGAGAAATACGACCTGGACGCACAGCTCCactga